A stretch of Faecalibacterium duncaniae DNA encodes these proteins:
- a CDS encoding DUF3502 domain-containing protein — MARRTFLQLTGAAAGAALLAGCGERAESAAESGTGPMVTVLMPGQSDETACVRISAALSEVTKQKLGFSVSIEQVAPTNYSEELWKRMVCQTMPDLFFLTENQPLDVYLNQNCILPLSALLEEYPGLKALFSEQQWASRTYYRRIYAVPARAVSMYQIGFLARVDWMRELGAKPEKITDLDALHDLLMQVRQRRPNAEGVLPDNGQVFPFPELDPLGDTFGVLTEESGTTVVNWYAADAYSRLCRTMHQWYQEGLILRNASLRDEPATDRMRLGNSFGFFARLNRDSLDCYTRACGTELTAIPLGPTIQNGSIPAESWCLPVTNSHRREALALLELLYTDASCYDLFANGDGKEEQFHPWQNLYLNASGLLPETDEQPQWVSPAYGFSFNNSAVAAKLDACRALKNSYHNGLMCGYLDSEEALPEFLEKLEQAGIQEILQAKQSALDNWLNASH, encoded by the coding sequence ATGGCTCGCAGGACATTTTTACAGCTGACTGGTGCTGCAGCCGGAGCAGCTCTGCTTGCCGGCTGCGGGGAGCGGGCGGAATCGGCGGCAGAAAGCGGAACAGGGCCCATGGTCACAGTGCTGATGCCGGGCCAATCGGATGAAACTGCCTGTGTCCGCATTTCGGCGGCGCTGAGCGAAGTCACAAAGCAGAAGCTGGGCTTCAGCGTTTCCATCGAGCAGGTGGCACCCACCAATTACTCTGAAGAGCTGTGGAAACGGATGGTCTGCCAGACCATGCCGGATCTGTTTTTCCTCACAGAGAATCAGCCGCTGGATGTTTACCTGAATCAGAACTGCATCCTGCCCCTGAGTGCGCTTCTGGAAGAATATCCCGGGCTGAAAGCTCTGTTCTCAGAGCAGCAGTGGGCGAGTAGAACCTATTACCGCCGTATCTATGCGGTCCCGGCACGGGCAGTCTCGATGTATCAGATCGGCTTTCTGGCCCGGGTCGACTGGATGCGGGAGCTGGGGGCCAAGCCGGAGAAGATCACGGATCTGGATGCTCTGCACGACCTGCTGATGCAGGTCAGGCAGCGTCGGCCCAATGCAGAGGGGGTCCTGCCGGATAATGGACAGGTTTTTCCTTTTCCGGAACTGGATCCTCTGGGAGATACCTTTGGTGTTCTGACCGAAGAAAGCGGCACCACCGTTGTCAACTGGTATGCCGCGGATGCTTACAGCAGACTTTGCAGAACGATGCATCAGTGGTATCAGGAAGGATTGATCCTGCGGAATGCCAGCCTGAGGGATGAACCGGCCACCGATCGGATGCGGCTGGGCAACAGCTTCGGCTTTTTTGCACGACTCAACCGGGATTCACTGGACTGCTACACCCGGGCCTGTGGCACAGAGCTGACTGCCATCCCGCTGGGGCCGACCATTCAGAACGGCTCTATCCCGGCGGAGAGCTGGTGCCTGCCGGTGACCAACAGCCACCGCAGGGAGGCACTGGCGCTTCTTGAACTGTTGTACACAGATGCATCCTGCTACGATCTCTTTGCGAACGGAGATGGGAAAGAGGAGCAGTTCCATCCGTGGCAGAATCTGTATCTCAACGCCAGCGGACTGCTGCCGGAAACAGACGAGCAGCCGCAATGGGTCTCTCCGGCCTATGGGTTCAGCTTCAACAACAGTGCAGTTGCCGCAAAGCTGGATGCCTGCCGGGCACTGAAGAATAGCTATCACAATGGGCTGATGTGCGGCTATCTGGATTCGGAAGAGGCACTCCCGGAGTTTTTGGAAAAACTGGAACAGGCCGGAATACAGGAGATCCTTCAGGCAAAACAAAGCGCATTGGATAACTGGCTGAACGCATCGCACTGA
- a CDS encoding response regulator transcription factor produces the protein MKLLIVDDQSTVVQGLLHCTNWAAMGFTVVDTALNAVDAKASLLRQEAEVMLCDIEMPMESGLDLLDWLRQRGMTTRCIFLTAHAEFKYAQEALRLGGFDYIMQPAPYEQVVDAVSRALDNVKEEWAALELQSRGAVFDDQKKEIVETMLRGFLLGNAPGSSLTAFEELSLVPRRERECWVALMQPLRWKQGEEPWELSLLSTAVGNMSSEVFTPLQVLSVTVAIPAEQCLVLVLQSRVGEPLEADYITRQLNYLQSACAQYIHCEAAFYPEGPQPFEQVPEIYQKLLQQRSENVALKSGVLLGRPAEKAPEVFRIPQIGAWQKLLQAGCAQAMEQEACQLLDKLTANNQLNSQTLRYFYQDFMQMLFSLPEKKRQDDMFREPEALELYRNGMKTVPDMKALVHYVASVWDSETEESSQSTVEIIMAYIAEHLENELRREELAEAVHLNPDYMARLFKKETGMNLKDYIIQQKMQEAQSLLCTTNLPISLIAAKVGYTNFGHFSTSYKKFYHKTPQEERSAAL, from the coding sequence ATGAAACTGCTGATCGTAGACGATCAAAGCACCGTGGTGCAGGGGCTTTTGCACTGCACCAACTGGGCAGCAATGGGATTTACTGTGGTGGATACGGCTCTGAACGCTGTGGATGCCAAGGCCAGCCTGCTGCGGCAGGAGGCCGAAGTCATGCTCTGCGATATTGAAATGCCCATGGAAAGCGGGCTGGATCTGTTGGACTGGCTCCGGCAGCGAGGGATGACCACCCGCTGCATCTTCCTGACAGCCCATGCTGAGTTCAAATATGCACAGGAGGCACTGCGGCTGGGCGGTTTTGACTATATCATGCAGCCCGCCCCTTACGAGCAGGTGGTGGATGCAGTGAGCCGTGCGCTGGATAATGTAAAGGAGGAATGGGCGGCGCTGGAACTGCAGAGCAGGGGCGCTGTTTTTGACGACCAGAAAAAGGAGATCGTGGAGACTATGCTGCGGGGCTTTCTGTTGGGCAACGCACCGGGAAGCAGCCTGACCGCGTTTGAAGAACTGAGCCTTGTGCCCCGGCGGGAGCGGGAATGCTGGGTTGCCCTGATGCAGCCGCTGCGCTGGAAGCAAGGCGAGGAGCCGTGGGAGCTGAGCCTGCTGAGCACGGCAGTGGGGAATATGAGCAGCGAGGTGTTCACGCCGCTGCAGGTGCTCAGTGTAACGGTGGCGATCCCTGCGGAGCAGTGTCTCGTTCTGGTGCTGCAAAGCCGGGTGGGGGAGCCGCTGGAGGCAGACTATATCACCCGGCAGCTGAATTATCTGCAAAGTGCGTGTGCGCAGTATATCCACTGTGAAGCGGCCTTTTATCCGGAGGGGCCGCAGCCCTTTGAACAGGTACCGGAGATCTACCAGAAGCTGCTGCAGCAACGGAGCGAGAACGTGGCCCTGAAAAGCGGTGTTCTGCTGGGCCGCCCAGCGGAAAAAGCGCCGGAAGTGTTCCGTATTCCGCAGATCGGTGCATGGCAGAAGCTGCTGCAGGCGGGATGTGCGCAGGCAATGGAGCAGGAAGCCTGCCAGCTGTTGGACAAGCTGACGGCCAACAATCAGCTGAACAGCCAGACCTTGCGGTATTTTTATCAGGATTTTATGCAGATGCTCTTCTCCTTGCCGGAAAAGAAACGGCAGGACGATATGTTCCGGGAGCCTGAAGCGTTGGAACTTTACCGCAACGGCATGAAGACCGTGCCGGATATGAAGGCGTTGGTCCATTATGTGGCCTCGGTCTGGGATAGCGAAACGGAAGAAAGCAGCCAGAGCACCGTGGAGATCATTATGGCTTATATTGCCGAGCATCTGGAAAACGAGCTGCGCCGGGAAGAACTGGCCGAGGCTGTCCACCTGAATCCGGATTACATGGCCCGGCTTTTTAAGAAAGAGACCGGCATGAACCTGAAGGATTATATCATTCAGCAGAAAATGCAGGAGGCCCAGAGCCTGCTCTGCACCACCAATCTGCCCATCAGCCTGATCGCGGCCAAGGTCGGGTATACGAATTTCGGGCATTTCTCCACTTCGTATAAGAAGTTCTATCACAAGACCCCACAGGAGGAGCGCAGCGCAGCATTATGA
- a CDS encoding sensor histidine kinase has translation MERPSLRRQLVMIFLGIAIPIGILLGLLLFFSGLYNRNRLAAAASGGLDMFTTNFENQLDSVENYLLNLSLNDATFRSLSEQTDRTRAYLDAYEIAQGFPAVLAANDVLMGVVLRSGSGNLYVGRYGAAAQQLKQKLNLEAYLGQPGQTNKMVTKGWYLRTIGQRLYLLRSVFYQKASLTAAVDLRLVFEELVKDYGLDGRVIVMNDSGNVLVGDANLLPTKMEWNSAGYCLTKVGRDSRLVVRKQVKALTVLYLVPYQHFGVDFAPYQILLVMGAVFVLLAIPFLLFYMKQEIFAPMTALVSTMDRIGRGELSVRSSVDYRNAEFTQVNETFNRMIDQITQLKIDGYEKELEARRNEMTALKLQIRPHFVLNCLKSVYAMVQTGSREDAQQLILLLSRYLRYILSFTATTTPLHTEIEQCCNYAELSSVGQNDPVEVVCEIDPELSELPLPPVSLLTLVENSVKHGKMIGKTLKITITAKLLETEEGCMADLSVADNGTGFTAGDLKQLNSAAPQEENGQHVGLFNVVRRLQLLYGEQAAIAFTNNRRGGGARVELFLPIDPVLQKKEGETA, from the coding sequence ATGGAACGACCATCATTACGCAGGCAGCTTGTAATGATCTTTCTGGGAATCGCCATTCCCATTGGTATTCTGCTGGGGCTGCTGCTCTTTTTTTCAGGGCTTTATAACCGCAATCGGCTGGCAGCTGCGGCATCCGGTGGCCTTGATATGTTTACCACAAATTTTGAGAATCAGCTAGATTCGGTGGAAAACTACCTGCTCAATCTGTCACTGAACGATGCGACCTTTCGCAGCCTGAGCGAACAGACCGACCGCACCCGCGCCTACCTGGATGCTTATGAGATCGCACAGGGGTTTCCGGCGGTATTGGCTGCCAACGATGTCCTGATGGGTGTGGTGCTGCGCAGCGGCTCAGGCAACCTGTATGTGGGGCGCTACGGTGCAGCTGCCCAGCAGCTCAAGCAGAAACTGAATCTGGAAGCGTATCTCGGCCAGCCGGGCCAGACCAATAAAATGGTGACAAAGGGATGGTATCTGCGCACCATCGGCCAGCGGCTTTACCTGCTGCGCAGTGTTTTCTACCAGAAAGCCAGCCTGACCGCTGCGGTGGATCTGCGGCTGGTGTTTGAAGAACTGGTGAAAGACTATGGGCTGGACGGCCGGGTCATTGTGATGAACGACAGCGGCAATGTGTTGGTAGGGGATGCCAACCTTCTGCCCACAAAGATGGAATGGAACAGCGCAGGGTATTGCCTGACAAAGGTGGGCAGGGACAGCCGACTGGTGGTGCGCAAACAGGTCAAAGCGCTGACGGTATTGTATCTGGTTCCCTACCAGCATTTCGGGGTGGACTTTGCGCCGTATCAGATCTTGCTGGTGATGGGCGCTGTTTTTGTTCTGCTGGCGATCCCGTTCCTCCTGTTCTATATGAAGCAGGAGATCTTTGCCCCTATGACGGCGTTGGTGAGCACCATGGACAGAATCGGCCGCGGTGAACTTTCGGTGCGCTCCAGTGTGGATTATCGCAACGCTGAGTTTACGCAGGTGAACGAGACCTTCAACCGGATGATCGACCAGATCACCCAGCTGAAGATCGACGGTTACGAAAAGGAGCTGGAAGCCCGCCGCAACGAGATGACCGCCCTTAAGCTGCAGATCCGGCCCCACTTTGTGCTCAACTGCCTGAAAAGTGTCTATGCCATGGTGCAGACCGGCAGCCGCGAGGATGCCCAGCAGCTGATCCTGCTGCTGAGCCGGTATCTGCGCTATATCCTCTCTTTTACAGCGACCACAACGCCTTTGCACACTGAGATCGAGCAGTGCTGCAATTATGCGGAACTTTCCAGCGTGGGGCAGAACGATCCCGTGGAGGTAGTATGCGAGATCGACCCGGAGCTCAGCGAATTGCCCTTGCCGCCGGTCTCGCTGCTGACGCTGGTGGAGAACAGCGTCAAGCACGGCAAGATGATCGGCAAAACGCTGAAGATCACGATCACTGCAAAGCTCCTCGAAACGGAAGAGGGCTGCATGGCGGATCTTTCGGTGGCGGACAATGGCACAGGCTTTACGGCAGGGGATCTGAAGCAGCTGAACAGTGCAGCCCCGCAGGAGGAGAATGGACAGCACGTCGGGCTGTTCAATGTGGTACGGCGGCTGCAGCTGCTCTATGGGGAGCAGGCAGCCATCGCCTTTACCAATAACCGCCGGGGCGGCGGTGCCAGGGTGGAGCTGTTCCTGCCGATAGATCCGGTCTTACAGAAGAAGGAAGGAGAAACAGCATGA